From one Humulus lupulus chromosome 8, drHumLupu1.1, whole genome shotgun sequence genomic stretch:
- the LOC133796963 gene encoding uncharacterized protein LOC133796963 isoform X1, producing MRGEVQLEPMGAQEHDDSDPLLESQVDSISSSSGSSNEIKDEDDIEAGSIPCCRICLESDAEPEDEMISPCMCKGTQQFVHRSCLDHWRSVKEGFAFSHCTTCKAQFHLRVESYEDNSWRKIKFRLFVARDVVLVFLAVQTVIAAMAGFAYLMDKDGAFRNSFSDGWDRILSKHPIPFYYCIGVLAFFVLLGFFGLILHCSSLNSNDPRMAGCQNCCYGWGILDCFPASMEACFALVIVFVVVFAILGIAYGFLAATMAVQRIWQRHYHILTKRELTREYIVEDLHGCYTPPKLDPENEERLKMLKLL from the exons ATGAGAGGGGAAGTACAGCTAGAGCCAATGGGGGCTCAGGAACATGATGATTCAGACCCGTTGCTGGAGAGCCAGGTTGATTCTATTTCTTCCTCCTCGGGGAGCTCAAATGAAATAAAGGATGAAGATGATATTGAGGCTGGCTCTATACCTTGTTGCCGCATTTGTCTTGAAAGTGATGCTGAGCCAG AGGATGAAATGATTTCTCCCTGCATGTGCAAAGGCACCCAGCAATTTGTTCATCGATCGTGTCTTGACCATTGGCGTTCTGTTAAG gAAGGATTTGCTTTCTCTCATTGCACAACTTGTAAAGCTCAATTTCATCTACGAGTCGAATCATATGAGGACAACTCATGGCGTAAAATTAAATTTCGACTGTTTGTGGCAAGAGATGTTGTTCTTGTGTTTTTGGCTGTACAAACT GTAATTGCTGCCATGGCTGGCTTTGCATATCTAATGGACAAAGATGGGGCATTCAGAAATTCATTTAGCGATGGCTGGGATCGCATTTTGTCAAAACATCCTATACCTTTTTATTATTGTATAG GGGTACTGGCTTTTTTTGTGCTGCTTGGATTTTTTGGGCTTATACTGCATTGCTCATCACTTAATAGCAACGATCCACGAATGGCTGGCTGCCAGAATTGTTGTTATGGTTGGGGAATATTGGATTGCTTTCCAGCGTCCATGGAAGCATGTTTTGCTCTAGTTATTGTTTTTGTTGTGGTCTTTGCGATTCTTGGCATAGCTTATGGATTCCTTGCTGCCACCATGGCTGTACAGAGGATTTGGCAGAGACACTACCACATCCTCACGAAGAGGGAACTCACTAGG GAATACATAGTGGAGGATCTTCATGGCTGTTATACACCACCGAAATTGGATCCAGAAAATGAAGAACGTTTGAAAATGCTTAAGTTGTTGTAA
- the LOC133796963 gene encoding uncharacterized protein LOC133796963 isoform X2 codes for MKMILRLALYLVAAFVLKVMLSQPKILLFNLIEDEMISPCMCKGTQQFVHRSCLDHWRSVKEGFAFSHCTTCKAQFHLRVESYEDNSWRKIKFRLFVARDVVLVFLAVQTVIAAMAGFAYLMDKDGAFRNSFSDGWDRILSKHPIPFYYCIGVLAFFVLLGFFGLILHCSSLNSNDPRMAGCQNCCYGWGILDCFPASMEACFALVIVFVVVFAILGIAYGFLAATMAVQRIWQRHYHILTKRELTREYIVEDLHGCYTPPKLDPENEERLKMLKLL; via the exons ATGAAGATGATATTGAGGCTGGCTCTATACCTTGTTGCCGCATTTGTCTTGAAAGTGATGCTGAGCCAG CCTAAAATCCTGTTGTTCAATCTTATAGAGGATGAAATGATTTCTCCCTGCATGTGCAAAGGCACCCAGCAATTTGTTCATCGATCGTGTCTTGACCATTGGCGTTCTGTTAAG gAAGGATTTGCTTTCTCTCATTGCACAACTTGTAAAGCTCAATTTCATCTACGAGTCGAATCATATGAGGACAACTCATGGCGTAAAATTAAATTTCGACTGTTTGTGGCAAGAGATGTTGTTCTTGTGTTTTTGGCTGTACAAACT GTAATTGCTGCCATGGCTGGCTTTGCATATCTAATGGACAAAGATGGGGCATTCAGAAATTCATTTAGCGATGGCTGGGATCGCATTTTGTCAAAACATCCTATACCTTTTTATTATTGTATAG GGGTACTGGCTTTTTTTGTGCTGCTTGGATTTTTTGGGCTTATACTGCATTGCTCATCACTTAATAGCAACGATCCACGAATGGCTGGCTGCCAGAATTGTTGTTATGGTTGGGGAATATTGGATTGCTTTCCAGCGTCCATGGAAGCATGTTTTGCTCTAGTTATTGTTTTTGTTGTGGTCTTTGCGATTCTTGGCATAGCTTATGGATTCCTTGCTGCCACCATGGCTGTACAGAGGATTTGGCAGAGACACTACCACATCCTCACGAAGAGGGAACTCACTAGG GAATACATAGTGGAGGATCTTCATGGCTGTTATACACCACCGAAATTGGATCCAGAAAATGAAGAACGTTTGAAAATGCTTAAGTTGTTGTAA